The genomic segment AATCTTTCATAACGATGTGCTTTATGCCCATGATATGCTCAATTGAGCAGCCCTTCATTACCCCCTGATAAACCAATGACGAGTCATAGAACCGGTCACAAACAACCCATGTGCCATCTTTAAGGGCTGGCCAGATAGTATGCTTAAGCAACTGCCTTCTGGCGGCAAAGAACAGCATAACTTCGACCAAAGGGTCGCTGATCGAAAGCGTCATGCTGCGCAGGAGTTGACGAATTTTTTCGCCCAGCTCTGTCCCGCCTGGCTCGCGTACAGAAATCGCCTTAATGCCAATATCGTTGAGGTAAGAAACCAGCAACTCTGCCTGAGTCGTTTTTCCTGTACCGTCCCCGCCTTCTAAGGTAATGAATTTACCGCTCATACACAGACTCTGACGTTAATCGAAATCTTACTGAACGACAATCGGCGCCGTCAGTTTTTACTTGCCTGGCCAAAGGCTACGAACCGTTTGCTTGGCTTTTTCCCACAGCCTTATGAAAAAATTGAGTTCTTCAACATCCTCTGCGGCGATAAGAGGGAATTCAAAGCTCAAAGCTGGATTCTCTTTAAATTCAAACCTCAGCGTTGCCAGTTTCTGCCCCTTTTTCACTGGGGCGGCAACCTCATTGCAAGAAAGCGAGGCTTGTAAGCTGTTTAGTAAATGGCTTGGAACCGTAATGGCATACACGCCGCCATCAACCACAAGATCTACGGCACTTTTTTTGCCCAAGTTGACCTTCATTTGGCCATAGATTCCCTTAGTGTCAGCAAAAACGTGATTGGCAAACTGACTGTACCTAAATTCAAGCAGTTTCCTGGCTTCGTGCGTACGGCTTCTGGCCGATTTGCATCCGTTTATAACCACAACAATTCGCCGCCCATCTCGAATCGCTGATACGATAACGCCGTATCCGCCCGCCTCGGTCAGTCCAGTTTTAATGCCGTCAACCCCAATATCCTGCCACAGCAAGTTGTTGCGGTTGTACTGATGTATGTCTGAGTAAGTGAACTCTTTTTCAGAGAAGTAGTGATAATACTCGGGAAAATCGCTTATAAACCTACGCGCAAGCACAGCCAGGTCATAGACAGACGAAAAGTGGCCCTCATCCGTAAGTCCGTGCGAATTCTTGAATCGAGATGACCTCATACCTACCTTGGACGCCGTTGCGTTCATGTGCTGAACACAAACATCTTCTGAACCAAACAATTTATCGGCCAATACAATACAAGCGTCGTTACCGGACTGAACGATGATGCCGCGGATAAGGTCCTCAAGCCTGACTTCGCTTCCAGCCTCTAGGAACATTTTCGACCCTGACATACGCCAGGCCGTTTCACTGACTATGGCGGTAGTGTTCAGATCAAGCTTGCGGTCTTGTATCGCCTGAAACGCCACATACATCAGCATAAGCTTGGTCATCGATGATGGCGCGGTTCTAGACAAAGCATTTTTCTGGAACAAGATCGCTCCTGTGCTGAAATCCATGATTATGGCTTCTTTGGCTTCGGTTGATATCGTTGCAAGCGTGTAATCGTCGATCAGCTTCTGCTGGCTGTTTGAGGAAGCGTTTTCGGCAGAAGCGCCGTCAGGAGATCCGATCGAAGCCTCTGATATAACCAACAACGACAGTATATAAGGAAATACCCGAAAACCACGAAGAGCCATGCGTTTTTACCTCTTATAGCTGGCTAACTATACAAAGAGGCGGCGGTGTTTTAAATGCTTTTTTGTGGCAAGTGTCTGCGGTACAACCCACGCTTACCTTTTCCCTTAATATAAAGTATGCGTTTACTGGGCCTAGGTATTTTCCGCAAATTATGATCTTCCAAATCCTCAGGTTTACTAACGGGCGGCCTTGTAGATACAGATATAAGCTCGGTTATAGGATCGGCTTTAAGTCGTGGGCCTTTGTTATAACCTTCGATTTTATGTCCTTTTGACCAGAACTGTCCATCAAACGCCGCTTGCAACAACAGGTTTACTCTACTGTCGCGTTCTTTTCTCGTTTTGCCTCCCATAACGACGGCTATCATACGACGACCATCTTTGACCGCAGATGCGGCTAAATTAAATCCGGATTGTTCGATATATCCGGTTTTAATTCCATCATACCGCAACCCTCCACGATTAAACCACAGCAAGCCGTTGTGATTCCTGTGGCTCCAGCCGTAATATGTGAAAACTTTGGTCGAAAACAGCTTATATTGCTCTGGATACTTTCTTATCAGATGTTTTGAGAGCTTAGCCATATCCATTGCGGTTGTCTTCTGATTGCGAGCAAAAAGCCCTGAAGCATTCCTGAATGTCGTATTTCTCATGCCTATGCTGCGGGCTTTTTGAGTCATAAGTCTGGCAAAGTTTCCTTCTGTTTTTCCCACCGCTTCCGCAAGAGCGACCGCAATGTCATTGGCCGACTTTGTTGCCAAGGCCAACATAGCATCTCTGACAGATATCCTGGTCCCTGCCCTAAGCCCCAATTTGCTGGGGGACTGCATACTGGCTCGTCTGGATATCCTGATTTTTTGATCTAGTGATAATTTCCCGCTTTTAAGTGCATCAAAAACCAACAAAAGCGTCATCATTTTGGTCAGCGAGGCTGGACAGACTTGCTCTTGCGCATTTTCTTCATAAAGCACCTGCCCGCTGTCTGCGTCTATTACGACTGCACTGTACTTTGGTGTAGCATTGGCTGTACAAGCCCACGACAAAGACCATGCAGCAAGAACACATACTACTAAGGTCAAAATCGATTTTGACAATGAGCTGCTGATACAGGGCCTCATTATGTTGTTAAATGAGTTTTGTATAAACATAACTTTGACTAAACACGTTTGCTAAATACCAAAACTCAGCGGATTATGAAATAAAAATATTAAAATATCGTTACTTGAGTGATGTTGATTGTATACAACTTATTGAATGTTTAAGGAAGAAGAACCAAGCTCTGCGGCTTGCTACAGGATGACCATTTGCTCTCTGCAGGATTACAGATCTGCTTTGCGCAAGCTGTTTTCTACAGAAGCTTTTAATTTTTTAAACTGAAGAAGATCTTTGCCTGACAGTTTTTTTCCAGGAAGAACACCGACTAAAAGCGGGTTAAGATGCGCCCCATCCTTGATAACTTCGAAATGTACATGAGGGCCAGTTGTAAATCCGCTTCTGCCAACACAGCCTATAGCTTGCCCACGAATAACATAGGCCCCTGGCCGAATTCCTGCGGCAAATCTGCTCATATGCGCGTACAAAGTTGAATACCCGCCCTGGTGAGACAAGCATACGACCCGTCCATATCCGGGCCTTTGCCCAACAAACGTTACTCTACCGCTGCTGGCCGCATGGATTGTGGTACCAAAATTTGCCGCTATATCAACACCATTGTGCCTACATAAACGCCCAGATATGGGATGCGCGCGACGACCAAATTTCGAAGATATGCGTCCGCCATCGATCGGAGAACGCATGATATTTTTCTCTAAAGAGTTCCCTGCTTCATCAAAGTACCCGCAAGTACTGGTATGAGAACGCATGCCATAGACTTTAACCTTCTTGTTCCGCAGAGTTAAATTAATAAACTTTAAGTTCCCAGCCTTTTTTGTATCGGTATCCTTGATGCTAACCGTTTCGTAAACTAACTCAAACTTATCGCCATGCTTAATGCTTCTACGAAAATCGATCTGACCATTCAACGCTTGAATAACCTGGCTGGCAACCCTGGCAGGAACACCTCTTGCCAGAATATCTGAGCTTAAGTTGCTTTTAATAACCCCACGCACCGCAACATCAGTACGAACCAAGGTACAAGGCTTTTTGTTAAGCTTAAATTGATCGCTTGAACCTACTCTGTAAACCTCTATAGATCCGGCAAAGCCATTACCAACCACGACCTTGTTTAGTCTGGCATTGCCATCACCTGTTACTGTTTTATCAAGGCAAATCTGATGCCCAGCGGGAATCTTTCTAAGGTCCAATGCCTGTTTCAGCACAGATGAAACCCTGCAAGCCTCACCCATCTCTATACCATTACGCACCAACAGCTTTGCTATACTTTCACCAGCTAAAAGCCTGTCTGTAAGTTTAATTTGCTGATTTTGCGCTAAAGGTAGCTCTGTGGACTGCTTATCGAACGTAGGCTTAATCGCATTTTCGTGAACAGTCTGGGCCGGCTTTGCTGAAGATAGCTGTGCTACTGTTGTTGAGGGATTTTTGACGGAACGAGTTGCCTGATTCGTAGGTGTGCCGTCACGTAGAAAAAACGACAACACACACAAAAACATGGATCCGGCAATCAGCTTCCTCCGGAACCTTAGTGATAACAGACCACGTCCCAAACCAACCCCAATCAAACCTTCAAGTGCCGGCGCATAATTACATATTGCGAAACAAAAGTCAAATCTCGAAAATCAAGCCCCGCCCCTCTTTCGCTGCAGTCCATCAAAATTGTTGGAAGCTATATATTGGCCAGGGGTTATTTTTGGCAGCTCTGACAGAAAAAGGAAGACCGGCCATTGGCTTTAGATTTAAGGATAGTTTGTTTACATCGTGGGCAAGCCTGACCGTCTTTCGAGTAAACTAAAAAATGCTCTTGATAATGACCTTTGCTACCGTCAAGGTGTACATAATCCCTCATGCTTGTGCCACCCAGCGACACGGCGGTCCTAAGCACTTTTTGTATTGACGCGA from the Holosporales bacterium genome contains:
- the tmk gene encoding dTMP kinase, whose amino-acid sequence is MSGKFITLEGGDGTGKTTQAELLVSYLNDIGIKAISVREPGGTELGEKIRQLLRSMTLSISDPLVEVMLFFAARRQLLKHTIWPALKDGTWVVCDRFYDSSLVYQGVMKGCSIEHIMGIKHIVMKDFEPDLTMILDLPLKDVLYRIGQRKGGKDPWDNMPSEYHEKVKRNFKKLAETFSFRCVTVKASGPVEAIQKRLQEVLHKRLIK
- a CDS encoding D-alanyl-D-alanine carboxypeptidase, whose product is MALRGFRVFPYILSLLVISEASIGSPDGASAENASSNSQQKLIDDYTLATISTEAKEAIIMDFSTGAILFQKNALSRTAPSSMTKLMLMYVAFQAIQDRKLDLNTTAIVSETAWRMSGSKMFLEAGSEVRLEDLIRGIIVQSGNDACIVLADKLFGSEDVCVQHMNATASKVGMRSSRFKNSHGLTDEGHFSSVYDLAVLARRFISDFPEYYHYFSEKEFTYSDIHQYNRNNLLWQDIGVDGIKTGLTEAGGYGVIVSAIRDGRRIVVVINGCKSARSRTHEARKLLEFRYSQFANHVFADTKGIYGQMKVNLGKKSAVDLVVDGGVYAITVPSHLLNSLQASLSCNEVAAPVKKGQKLATLRFEFKENPALSFEFPLIAAEDVEELNFFIRLWEKAKQTVRSLWPGK
- a CDS encoding D-alanyl-D-alanine carboxypeptidase, with protein sequence MSKSILTLVVCVLAAWSLSWACTANATPKYSAVVIDADSGQVLYEENAQEQVCPASLTKMMTLLLVFDALKSGKLSLDQKIRISRRASMQSPSKLGLRAGTRISVRDAMLALATKSANDIAVALAEAVGKTEGNFARLMTQKARSIGMRNTTFRNASGLFARNQKTTAMDMAKLSKHLIRKYPEQYKLFSTKVFTYYGWSHRNHNGLLWFNRGGLRYDGIKTGYIEQSGFNLAASAVKDGRRMIAVVMGGKTRKERDSRVNLLLQAAFDGQFWSKGHKIEGYNKGPRLKADPITELISVSTRPPVSKPEDLEDHNLRKIPRPSKRILYIKGKGKRGLYRRHLPQKSI
- a CDS encoding M23 family metallopeptidase, which gives rise to MFLCVLSFFLRDGTPTNQATRSVKNPSTTVAQLSSAKPAQTVHENAIKPTFDKQSTELPLAQNQQIKLTDRLLAGESIAKLLVRNGIEMGEACRVSSVLKQALDLRKIPAGHQICLDKTVTGDGNARLNKVVVGNGFAGSIEVYRVGSSDQFKLNKKPCTLVRTDVAVRGVIKSNLSSDILARGVPARVASQVIQALNGQIDFRRSIKHGDKFELVYETVSIKDTDTKKAGNLKFINLTLRNKKVKVYGMRSHTSTCGYFDEAGNSLEKNIMRSPIDGGRISSKFGRRAHPISGRLCRHNGVDIAANFGTTIHAASSGRVTFVGQRPGYGRVVCLSHQGGYSTLYAHMSRFAAGIRPGAYVIRGQAIGCVGRSGFTTGPHVHFEVIKDGAHLNPLLVGVLPGKKLSGKDLLQFKKLKASVENSLRKADL